In Dysidea avara chromosome 6, odDysAvar1.4, whole genome shotgun sequence, the genomic stretch ttccatctatgttACGGTGTTGGAACTACACACCAGTCAAAAAATTTACctaggctcaaacaaaaacaggcCACAGGCCCCAATACTGAATAGCATTGCAGTCAGTTTTAGATATATGGTTCATATTGTATCAGTATAGAGAGACAATAGCAATTACAATACCGACATGAGGGTTAATATTCTTGCTGTGGTAAATATTATACTGATGTATATTGTTCAACATTTGAGTGCGTGTTGCAAACTAAAATCCCACGTCTATATATTATAGATTATTCCATAAATACCTATGTAAAGTAAAGAACAACACTGGtactgtagatagctagctacgatCAAATTGTCAGTTACACAAATTTACAACTTTACAGATTGATTGCTGCCTTAAGCTTGACCGTATCTGGACATCATCACCAAAGGTTCTTCACTGTAAAACTGGGAAGTGTTGAATGAGCACACCTGCAATCACATAGACTTCTCACCTCCTGGAATATAAATAACAATAGTGATTACtagtgtacataatacaagcagTACTGAGGAGTCCTCAGAAAAGTTGGGTGGGTCCTCAGTGGGGACCAACTATAACTCACAATATTTATTGGTACCTCCAAGTCACACGCCAACGTCCagacttgcatggccagaccacttacTCTCCATCACAATGCTTCACATGATGCCTAGCATTTAGTGCCTACTCTGAAAGACTGGTTAGTATAGGCCTGATGGATGCTGATTTTCACACTTCCAGCGAATCCAGCCACATAGTGACCTTTATAAAACCTAAACATTTTGCCTTCATGCAGAAGTACACAAGCCTAACTGCCTGTATAGCCAGTAGTGATCGCTTCTTGGAAAATAGTTCGTCTCCAGTTAGGTAAtatgatagtgcattcatgggATAACCAAATGAGCAACCAGTCCAGACTGTTCAAGATGCTtttaatcatagatattatGCGAGGTAATGATGATATAGAAGTGGTCTGACCATGCGAGATGAAATGTCGTGACTTGAAGGTGTAAACACAGGGaaatgtataaaattccaagaaaagTTGGATCCCCAGGTCCTTGGTCCCAGGGTTCAGCATATAATATACACCTTGGGTGGGGATAGTGCTGGTTTGTAATTAGTATCACCCATTTCTGCTTATGTTAATATAACTGAAAGTAGCTACGtataaaacaaaataataacaatatttACAACCAAAGTTATATAAACAAATATATCTCCATGTACTGTATGACCACAAATTAATTAATATAATGTTCCTTGCTACTGTAAAGATAGTTTTGAGAGGTGCCATTCAAATGACAGTTGGGGCCTTGGCATCCTTCTGGCTCAGCAGGAAAGAATGATGTAATTATCATTGTGTTAGTCTGTGTGTATGGGGTGAGGAGGATAGATGTATGATTTTCTTTACAAATTTTAATGCATTATATTTTCTAAAGAGCCAACACAGCCCCCTTCAGTCTTGTTGTTTTCTTCCTTTATTTTAAAGCCTAGTTGGTGTCCACCCCACTTTAATTATCATTATACAGAGGTCGGTAACACTATATAAAAGCCCCACTCAAAACTATTTTGTTAATTGCATAGTGTATCTGGAATTTTACCACATAAGCacctcaatagtcacaatacaacaCTAGCAAGCAGGGGTTGTTGTATTCAGATTGCACTTTGTGTCAGCATTTCTTTTGTTAAAACACTTATAATTAGTTTTCCAAAATGAAATCTATAAAATAGTGTTTTGGTAACACTAACTAGGTATATACTTTAAACAAGTGTCTGATCACACTTCACATTGTCCACTCATTTTAGTTTGTCCCAGAAAACAACTATTTGTATTTTTAATAGTCCTAAATCGTTTCCTTCCTTCTCTGATCATACTACTGACAACTTGTAAAAAAAGCACTGGATAGACAGTTATTGGCACTGAAGTTACTTTATCTACAACTACAAACCTATATAGGTAATGCAAATAACCACCACTTAAATCAAGCTCCCTACTAAGGACACCCAATTCAGTTCCATGTAACTTAGAGTAGATGGGTATTCCTTGTTATGGAGTATGTGTAATCTAGAACATAGTCCTCTTAATATGCACAACACATACTCCATTATTTTGAGAGCAAGAAATTCTTTATCACTCTATGCTgggaagatttttaatgcttatAGTGAAGATAAGTTTAACTGTTAACCATTACAAAGTGTCCAGAATAtgcaggtgtccttattttcaagtacCCTGATTAACAAATTCCACGGTACATGTATACCATATTTCGTATAAAAGCCACATACAAATAAACGCCTGTCTCGATTATAAGCCAGGGAGTTTCCAGCACACTTTGAAAATAAATACTGGGGCCTGCCTGATACATTTACAGGCTGTGTCAGTACAGCTAAGAAGGAGATACAAGACCAGGCTTGTATATAAAGAAATACTGTACGGTAGTAATGACATTTAGAATATAGTTGGATCGATCAACACCTACAACTTTTTTTACATAACCATGTTCATGATTGCATATAGTTTATAGTAAAATCACAAACACTTACATCAGGATTGCCCAAGCTGGTGAATTCTGTGACATCTTGTTTTAATACTCTGCAAAATAAAACAATCCGTATAAGATTGATATGCACAACACAATTGGGAGGATACAAGTAATTGTTCTACTAAACAAACGTCAAGTATCAAATGAATGCCAGTCATAATTTCTGAACATTCTGTGCAACAGTGCTATTAAATGACGAAGTGAAGAACGCTGTATAGAGTTCGTGGAAAACATCAAGAAGAGTACGACACAAGCCATGAAGTTGGGATACTGATCATGTTTCTACTGATTTTTCAGGTTAATTGCAAAAATGTAAAAGAACAAATACATGATCAAACATGTGACCTGTGATACAAATATCttgaactatatagcaaggattgtagttaacAGTTTGCCAGCAAAATATGATGTATATGTATTCTGATTGTCATATGATAGGTAGAACACAAATtttcatcagaaattcttcaagtgaaatgtgcacgtgattttgtttttacattttGCAAGCAACCAGTAAATTCCCATGGAACTCataaccccaacaccactaagtgacACTAGCTTCCCCAAGTCCCAGTTATACAGTCATAGTAGGTAGgtctcttgctcaaggaaactgcAACTTACAGTTGGAGTTGGGgggcattgaacctggaacctgcAATTACCAAGCCAGCCAGGTTGGCTATGTCGCTTCACCTATACTATACGgcaacagcacaaagcaggCATTTGTACTAATCAAAGTTCAAATTCCAACATTGTCCCATGTGCAGATAACTGGTAAGGTTACAGGCATTGGTTGGTAAGCTTGGTTGATTTGTAACCACCTGataacaatgccatacattATTAGCTCAAGGCTCAATCACTACTTAGAGTCCATGTAATGAAAGTACTACTTGGCATACACAATTACCAGTACACTATACTGACTACTTATTACTCTAAGTATTTAACTCACTACTCAGTTAGTTAGCATAGCCACACAATTTGAGTTTTATATACCTTCCATGAAGCAGAAGCCAAGACATAGGGTAGCTTGAGGTCACCTGTTATACATATCCGCTCCACTGTAAACAAAGGTCACTCAATCGTCATTGTTACGCAGAAAACTTGTTGACCACAAAACGGCTTGTGTGGTGATCACGTGACAACCCAGTTTCCTGtattacgtaattttgtggttgagcaagtctgtacataacgagattgaTTTGGAACGATGCCCGTGTCAGCAGTACAGGATGCAGACAAGGACAAGCTGCATGTAGGGATGAAAACAAAGATGAGGTATCCTGTCAAAGGGAAACGATACTCAGTACGACGTGGAGATTCTTAAGCTATTTGGTTTGTTAACAATTGTGTttgttgtagctagctagctagctggctATAGCGTGAAAAAAAATTGAGTTTTATTATATACTCTTATAGGAGAATATCATTCGTTGCAAGCAGATGCCCAGAAACTAGCTGACTATGAACTCACTAAAGAAAAGTTTTTAGGGTTTGCTGTAACTTCAAGTTCATCATCAGAGCCAGACCATGTGACAAGTGACGCTACAATTGCCAAACCACTGCCAAAAACGAAGAAAACCAATACACCCAAGTCAGTGCCACCTAAAAAAAAGAAAGGAAGTGCTGAACGAGAGGAAGAAATAAAACTTGCATTGCAAAATGCAAAAGATATGGATTCAAGAGCCAGCATGATGGATATCACAAATAGCACGGAAGTGGAAAAGCAAAGTACGTAAGTTATTGATAGGCTGCATATCAGCCATACATGTCAATTTggttatatatatagctactttagcAGTTGACAAGGAGAAGCAAAGTAAGTTTGTTATTAATTGACattaaataatgtaaattacGTATATGTTAACTGTATAGCAGCTGAAAGAAGGGAGAGGCAAAGCAAGAAGAAAAGTGAAAACCAACGTAAGTATTTTAACAGACCTTGTGCATTATATATGTATGAAATTTTAACGCTGTTACAATAACAGTGTGTTGATTATATTGTTGGATTTTATATATAGCAACCTCTGCTGCAAACTTCACAAGTACTGATAAATCCAATGTAAGATATCTATATCTGCTAGGCATATGTTGTTCGGCAATATTAGATTATGTATGTGGGTAGCTACAAATGCGTGACTGCATCTAGACTAGGTATTGGTAAATTGGCTACTTTTAATCATGAATATACTTACAGCAAACCTTTATACTAACTATTATTAATGTTAATTTTCAGGTTACCTATGTATCAAGGTATGACTATGATCAATATAACTATGGAAGCTATGAAAATGACAGTGACAGCTATTGGAATGCACAAAATTATTTGGTAAGTATGCTCACATTATTTTGTTATATAGTGTAAGTACATGTTTCATAATTTTATTCAGGATGACTCATACTATGAAGAAGAATACAATCATCCATACACTGACTATACTGTAGGATTTATCATTAGATGATACAGTACAGCAATAATACCTTGTGTTTTACAGGGTTATAATACTTCTAGTCCATTTCCAGGATCAGGAGCACCTGTGGTATGTAATGACCACTGTAAGCTAACAATTGTTCATTAATAATATCACAGCATTATGATTGCTGGTCAAATCTAAGTAGTAGCTCTGGCATGGTAAGCAAAATAGAACAATACTACACATGCAATGCATCTAAGTTGTACAACTCAGGGTAATTCATCATCATCGTCAAGCTGCAGTAGCACTACTGGAGCCTTTAAGGTTTGATGATAAACACTTCAGCATTATACGTTCATTAACATATATTTCATCCTCATCAGCTAGTACTTCAAGCAGAGCCCCAAAAGTATGTATCCATTACATTAATTTCTGACACATCCTGTGTGCAAATATTCAATTATAATGTTTATTCCATTTTAGCATTACTTTACTGAAAACTCAACTTCTGCAAAGGTACACTAAACTTATTACTACATTACAAGGTTACCATAAATATACTTTAGAGACTTCATATGGAAAGTACAGCTTTCAAAAAGGTAATAACTATTTTACAGTAGTTCTGTGACTGTCATTTACTTTAACAGGAATTGCCTCCTCCTATTGAATTAGTGGAAGgatatcagtggcggatctaggatttttaaaagggggtttctgaaaatagGTATAGCTGAATAGAGtttctgatgacatttctcaggaaaattttgagattttagaagctctgagatcggattttaggctatttttagttactaattgcaataaatccaatgctttaaactgtaaatcgtactatatagctaactacaggcaaatatggtgaccacaagctgtagctttgattgctctattagagtaactacatgactgctctattagagtatctcgatcgtttttaatgctgtgGGAGAAAAAGGTGAaatgttgctgagggtttaatagctataaatgatgtcggttaagtgcaactgcatgcataaaATACAGTAGTATATAGTTGTCTGCTATGACAACTTATCAGTGCAACAATGCTTATAAacttagactgccactgagctaaatttaaaagggggtttccgtcgaaaccccagaaacccctctagatccgccactggataTGGTGTGTTTATCACCAGGAGAGCATTAGATGATGCTGTAGATAGCTGCCGCCATACTGCTACCCGGTTAATGCGAAATCTTGTCGGAGTTTTCTTCTCGGATGATATTTTAAGTCGGTCAAATGCCTGTGGTGGAGGGAAAAAAGATCATATAGCATTGGATCAAGATATACTTGGGGCATGCTACAGTGAGTTATCATACTGTAAATATTGTGGTTACCTTTTATTTTATAGAGTTTGTTCTCAATAAGTTTCCAAGCACTGCAAAAACTGACTTGAAAGATGCAGTCAATGACTGTTGCTGTAATTCCAGACGGAAAATAAAAAGGCAGTGACCTAGTGCAAGAGACAGTAACATTTGATTAGCTACTTGTTATTTCATCATTTCATTACTTTATTATTATAAATCAATGACTATTTTATGGTTACCTAATGAACATGTAGAGTGGGTAGTGAATACCTTGTAGGAACCTGTAGAAGCTCTGTAGAAACCCTTACAATTGCTGGTACATTACAGAGATATAACACATATGTGACAGATAAGTGACGACCACTTGACAAAACAGAACAAGATAAGCCACAGTTTCAAATACAGACCTGCCATCACCTAGAGACAGATCTGCAAATCCTAATCATGTGACAGGCCTGTTTCATGGCAGAAATTTGTGTATGGGAGGGTaaatgggaataacttgaaaattggtgtgtgtATAGGTTTACCATCATAGCTAaacattttgtggtttaaaaaatgtgcactctattagagtattacaataatattatcaaatattgaattaaatcatgcaataaaatacatttataagtctgtcttcaataatcatcattgtatctacatagaaaagaagaaatgtgagtaaaaacaaacctcaaagtcagccaaaggctggttttggggccttataagtacaaaaagaagtgaaatccacacaaaaacagccaagctgtgacacgtgcattgttaaaatttattagcattaacatcattgcagccatttcttggccgccacctttgatttcacaacttttttcacccaggctttttaaggccgcaccattttttcacagcttggctgtttttgtgtggattgtaTTTTCTGGCCTAATCAGTAAAACGTTTTATAGTTAAACTCAAGATTATGTATTTCTCCTTGAAACAATAATCTCCGCACATACAGTTTGACCTCACTTAGTGGTGACATGTTTGATAGCAGATCAGGTTCCACAATGATTACTCTTAGtcaatgtgtgttctattagagtgtattaaTAATATAGTTTAGAATCATCtgaaattgtgactgggcctgcgaaaataagGCATGTTGCACAtaattttgcctactttttaaaactttcatcaatcacaactttttataccattatgatATGgcaatgcaagttacagaatacaaatattcagttccagtactgagatattacctgtagagtgatgcggtgtagtttgtgcctgcatgccctgttttcacaggcccagtcacaattggtTTTAGTGCATGTGTTGACTTGTGTTTGTACACATGTTACCCTGTTCTGTATGTTCTCCTTCAGGTTAAAGCAATAGAGAAGAAGGACTCTGTACTAACAGGACCACAACAACTAGATCAACTGCTCATACCAGGCTCTACCTACAGTGGTGTATTTCACTCTCAACCACCAAATTGATGCTTCTTTTACtacagcaaagatgaatgggacacaaaggaagacattggtaagtccatgaagaatgcattgtacttaCTGGGGTATGCTGGCCAGAAAGCATGCGTCCAGCTGAAGGGACGTTGAACATAGAAAAAATCAATCTCatagctagggacccgccgattatgctcataattttacctattatgctatgctgcactgctcaaaaatttacctattatgcttaaatttatgctcaatacttacccattatgctcaaattatgcccaattatttatgcctcagttctcatgctctgttaataatttccaatttatggataaataataagtggctgaagcacaaacttacttgttaaaatgcatatcacagaaaagtttgatatactctaatagaacagtcagctatgtgattgttctattagagttactgactgttctattagagtatatcgatctttctgtgatagctatactattacacaaatattctacctattatgctagcattatgctcaatgctttcagacacctattatgctcatacttatgccagcataatcggcgggtccctactcatAGCCTTAGCAGTTGTCAAGttacttgttgaaagcattttgggtcgatttgaaggcttgtttgggcttatagttttgcctaaccaatactacctcattgtcatcaggaaAAAGTGAGGAAGATTTTTAGGGgatttttcatgggccacgcctaaacctttgtggtccttactatacagcactattatactgtatgataagacatggttcaacaacttgGCTAGCAGTCACCGGTAATTCAGCCATCGATGGGTTTTAATTAATCATATGTGTAGGGGGACACTGTATATCAGTGTTACTAATCTGTGAAAATTTTCTATTGTCAGCAGTTAGTGTGTGTCTGTGGGGGGGGGTGCGTGTACCTGTATGTCAACTACAAACAGTACAAGTAGTGAACTAATTTAATTGAATATTATTACTGTACCTTTTTACAAGCTGCTGACCATACTGTAATTAACCTGTGACTTAAGACATCTGTTTTATTATTTCAAAAAGATTGTTTTTAAAACCTTCGTGGTAAAAACCTTCTATACAGTATTTAGACTGAAGCTTCACTGAACGCATGTTCCAGAGTGGAACTCCTCTTTTTCAAAGTCTGGATCAACCCCTATATAGTATAGTGGGTGTGGTGTTTACTGTAATTCATACTCCTTGATTATCTTAATGTGTTGATTATAAaaacactgactgttctattagagtgtttgtgtgtatgttctattagagtaatataAGCTCTGTAATGCATTATCAGTGAGGTTGATTATCCAAATGTTTTATTATCTGAGGTCCTGAGGCAGTGAAATATAATTGAGGGAGTACTGCTAGTAACCAGCTTAAACCATCCATCACAACATTTTGGTAGTGTTGGTACGTAGATACACTCAGACCCAAACATGTCCTAAAACAATTTGAAGTATCTACTATGAGTTTCTACACTCATTCAAATGATTGTCAAATTCCTACTAACTACTCAACTATTGAATATGTCTTGTGGGACCATACACAagtgttgttattgttgaggTATTCTTATTAgggaggtgtcctgatttcagttGTGTACAATAAAtgagaccatggacaagtgtcctgattatcaacgtGTCTACATTTTAGGGTGTCCACTTTTGAGAGGTTCCATATAATAATGTTTACCTTTTTATTTCAGCCAATTCTCTACTCCTAATAATGTTTCACCAGTTAATGTGTGTTCCTTTTGTGACACTTACTAGAGAAACACAGGTTGGATTAGATACCTAATAAGGGTAACTTACTTCACCTGTCCCCTTTATATACATACCATTGCCACACCAGCCTATACATCACTGAAAGTTATTTCTCTTTGTGCTCTTCAAAGCCTGAGTGTTACACCCTACGTATAGTTATAGTTAATACGTTTATGTGTGACATTACTGTATGGCTGGGACTGGATTTTTGTAGTTTTATGATTACATGTGAAAATTTCTTAAATGTCATCTTCACTATAATTTGTTGTTATTTTTTATATTCCTTTTCATAGTCCTGTGTCCCAAACATGTGCTGTGTTTAATGGCACTTAATTCAACATCTTGTGAGACGTAGCACAATGGAGATATGGCTGATCAAGCTACTGGATACGTATAATGATGGATGATTATGGGAAAGCTTCTTCCTTTGGGTAGCCTGACAGTGGAAATATTGTTCAGACAATGTGATTCTTGATACACAAAATTTATGGTAAGTCATTGTCTTATCTGATGTTAGTACATATAAAGTTAATGTGTGTATGCTAGTCCATTTGTTTGTGTCCAATATATCAGACATTGACTGTACTTATTGCTGAATGTCCGTAGGGCACCgggcgttactattcagtggactggactactggactggaacactggactgacatatttttggtttttgcacattctaagGATGGAAttacggagtcttgctagtGAGTATCCTTATGGTACCTGCAGCCCACTCCTAAAAGGTTGAAAACGAACAATGGAATATGCAGACGCCGTTTCTTAATAATAtcactactgttcattatgccactatacaccACTTCCCTGTATTTAGTAATGCTGCATGTATAAGTGCAGGGaattgaatgtgacagcaatagtccactagcaatcaactttccagtagacaatatccttcaagatatccttgttagagcaagcttgaggagcaagctagtctcgccagcGTGGCCAAACCTCTAGACTCGCCTCTAATTCAGTGCTGGGGcttaccatttagagagttttaGCATGGAtgcttataatctttaattgataaTCCCAACAGAAGTCTGGTAGCGAGACTAGTGAGACTAGCTTgttcctcaagcttgctctaaggatatcttgaaggaGTAAGTTGATCGAAGGTTGACTATTGCTGCACTGCCTGCCTGTGGCATA encodes the following:
- the LOC136258922 gene encoding uncharacterized protein, whose translation is MDSRASMMDITNSTEVEKQTTLAVDKEKQTAERRERQSKKKSENQPTSAANFTSTDKSNVTYVSRYDYDQYNYGSYENDSDSYWNAQNYLDDSYYEEEYNHPYTDYTGYNTSSPFPGSGAPVVCNDHCKLTIVH